The following proteins come from a genomic window of Crassostrea angulata isolate pt1a10 chromosome 1, ASM2561291v2, whole genome shotgun sequence:
- the LOC128182365 gene encoding uncharacterized protein LOC128182365 isoform X1, with amino-acid sequence MSSLTEQSCLTSSDFVYVSRDSSFQSTNEDCSAPKNFRNSLQENGNPDSALSNKEPTGSVVLDPRVLLEDGLKDSIGFGPPNEEERTDQVFNNFNGSGQESFAVIDQSQTSPENSPRSPVVNPLFSKVIGNIGSRLVNSSDSVSVGTLTRENQGQQPTGQIIESRESDIFRMSTTESSDSIIVLEDGDFQSYDQVSTRSETSNHNLANASQGESSNDRDFSLVSNDRNVISNTFQADGEMEKEQSLRLESFNGFESLLNTRDEQNPEEPENEWNQNSLERPSNSPGHQMKQHVPNLFSRDNAGSKSIDFNLPNNKLSLRKPDDLKSFEVPRNSLEWWPEEMKKAKSEPDSFSSYQMLPENVGASLETVCSESIDTSVKDIIPENNLKSGESTEKVFQEDIRPMPCQSSSAKVETSLSLQSFPVSRTSEEKESPHNNRKGTSLNVEQTKLMSSLGLSHDQEECKKTSLDAEQTEPLSSLFLDHQEEIKEEIKKTPLDNQKGMLENAPLVTSYGCVEHSELPPVNHQNTEKDSDLFGAGDDRSKEQVTDQWSFLVQEEEAQYCRTQSAIEQTLKKFVHENGSIGREDIENVSKLLTDVLMSKNIMRKEIKKNQKMGTDECFIESIDSPESETYVIKPIKFDGQIEATGGENGDFQQLQSSPTLSSTPQQYMHMEKVDLEGHSLEVDCTDTTQKKKAEELEGMTSGSEHSHTIPVSSIKLRLLSMLDGKTVLEEKYNVTLVEKFEDQAVDIKGSNESIQLAIKSIQNNEWLGGFSMRTTKLHPLILDLLCHDAVVQYLDQEILSGLGVRFCWLPNVENNYLIVYSDTEQNVTKVLTTILKTVELKCIPKPKDLTKLTQKMSDLTQKYHGRIVWSVMQDSVYIACCSNLNQDVNSCLQSFEVKAKPEETEKFVEIHEDVFSFLKKRKMFEIEKIGQRHCVGIEKGPGSTPGFVIIGTQENIQAAVGPILDLRDQVSTTKIAIKSPGAAELFRMNDYALVRYLERHHCCDIQTEDSEISFVQNGGNQATAAPKGRQDDLEFYAYRIKDQIDVHIFRGDTSEAEVDMLIEPADRLEKTPYGQSRFLYVEKLERKAARVVVPKWNTGSGKVKHELVDMLVDLFEDLQKYGHKSVALPMRSFKDWPHGRLTKAIIMGLQTHIEKYRKACCLKRVTLCDPETEICAQICQVCVDAMGDTIRKVFTQPRGKRRKGLTIKLVKGEIANQKREAIVNTTSLHLDLDSGKVSRSILRKAGPCIQDQLRNYHPKGITQGEVAVTRGFRLDCRFVYHGALDYWPSTHEPEVKKAHCLEMLEKFVKECLNQALQKDLKSIAFPALGCGTLNMPPVRVAQKMFQVFRQFEQDHPNSSLTEIDIVIIPTDMQIFKEFDKELRRYKKDKIRPVSREPTLYRQNSLPAQSVSDFNLPGRTEFTCEVNGITLTAALGDVTKQHGYDGLVRLFTSDNPFSTDASNDPLLRSMATGTTKASADPRTLSYSKNFVTPAADLPQKKIVHVHARQGGLTQAVLTALNTAEGEGDLKSLVIPARPTDPLCEDHRAFVSSVYQAVARHRHQTFCTGRVKKVKICVTEQKVFNRVLEELQSQSAQGETTLQSLGLDADQRLMTLRLTISTDDLDHVTAIIRNMETSPEKFVDYTMEAEREISDVPQDVYEAFLYFYQRDLQTEFNSVNITYDGRRSKIVLVGSCETLEQTQALLRQKLQELTERMHVDTIPLPNLENPVLQSIVSNVQPQCTDVLLFIPTTAEQCNGIHLIAMSSQDASRVKDLILKKISPEFKTSPQENMTSSLAQRQAPTPVDFRNDVSTFITDQDIQVFVYEENILQLPVACIVNAANEYLKHGSGVAFALLEAAGESFDEACKAHIRRNGLVKTGSCAATEAGDLPYAYVIHAVGPIWNSAKAEDCKTLLRSAVESSILKAAELGMNSVGLPAISSGIFGMPVDVCATQYAHAVISASAKMKGSSLREIHFIDMSHEVVVVMKQIFSSIFNASTSSIPEVSLSVGSSSLRPDMNPMGVSRLGFQKSSMTQRRNTDHQLYQLTNDFSVCVYSGNIVRSATNAIVCMEDKDIRHRDPCSKVIADFAGKEYETNIAKYRQQSLKPGDVLVVDAGRNFDETVEIYLAIGTDSAENEEEWVKTIDDCNAKILQKACDQQIYHMAMPLLGADANPSFLLTLTTNLVRRIIEFSTKRPPECKLSCIHIVNFRDESTLAIRKALKQYIPMNLERTGNGNIKRTTLKDSFFAENIGEVSMEAQQNGPAALVVDNGKLQGAEASQAPEQTTPKQRTTDNAADDGDHQCVICLESLDKEHKTLQKCKHKFCAPCIDRQFEHKPVCPTCGEMYGVVTGNQPKGTMKVETDNTSLPGYPKCNTLVITYEFPDGIQGEEHPNPGVPYRRERRVAFLPDCPQGQLAVKLLSVAFDRRLVFTIGYSRTTGRDNVITWNDIHHKTNIHGGPQRFAYPDPQYLERLMEELAAKGVTEKDLRSVEQEPELRDPTLE; translated from the exons ATGTCTTCCCTGACGGAGCAGAGTTGTCTGACTTCTAGCGATTTTGTGTATGTCAGCAGAGATTCATCATTTCAGTCGACCAACGAAGATTGTTCAGCACCCAAAAATTTCAGAAATTCTCTCCAGGAAAATGGAAATCCTGACTCTGCATTATCCAACAAAGAGCCTACTGGTAGTGTTGTTTTAGATCCCAGGGTACTTCTTGAGGATGGACTTAAAGACAGCATTGGATTTGGTCCACCTAATGAAGAAGAAAGAACTGATCAGGTATTCAATAATTTCAATGGCAGTGGTCAGGAAAGCTTTGCAGTCATTGACCAGAGTCAAACATCACCAGAAAATTCTCCCAGGTCTCCAGTCGTGAATCCACTGTTCTCCAAAGTAATTGGAAACATAGGTAGTAGATTAGTTAATTCATCCGACTCTGTCTCTGTAGGTACATTAACTCGAGAGAACCAGGGTCAACAGCCAACAGGGCAGATTATTGAGTCGAGAGAAAGCGACATATTTAGAATGAGCACAACAGAGTCGAGTGATAGTATCATAGTACTAGAGGATGGAGATTTCCAAAGCTATGACCAGGTCTCTACAAGATCAGAAACATCAAATCACAATTTGGCAAATGCTTCCCAAGGAGAGTCCAGCAATGACAGAGATTTCTCCTTGGTTTCAAATGATAGAAATGTGATTTCCAATACATTTCAAGCAGATGGAGAAATGGAGAAAGAGCAATCTCTTCGACTTGAAAGTTTTAATGGATTTGAATCACTGCTAAATACTAGAGATGAACAAAATCCTGAAGAACCAGAAAATGAATGGAATCAAAATTCACTGGAAAGACCCTCCAATTCTCCAGGTCACCAGATGAAACAGCATGTACCAAATTTATTTAGCAGAGATAATGCTGGAAGCAAGTCTATTGATTTTAATCTGCCCAATAATAAGCTATCACTTCGGAAGCCTGATGACTTGAAGAGTTTTGAAGTACCGAGAAACTCCCTAGAATGGTGGCCAGAAGAAATGAAAAAAGCAAAGTCTGAGCCAGATTCCTTCAGCTCCTACCAAATGTTGCCTGAAAATGTTGGTGCCTCTTTAGAAACAGTCTGCAGTGAATCCATTGATACTTCAGTAAAGGACATTATTCCAGAAAACAATTTAAAGTCAGGGGAATCAACAGAAAAAGTTTTTCAAGAAGACATCAGACCGATGCCATGCCAGTCCTCATCAGCTAAAGTTGAAACATCATTGTCTCTGCAGTCTTTCCCAGTGTCAAGAACCTCTGAAGAAAAGGAAAGTCCTCACAATAACAGAAAAGGTACCAGTTTAAATGTAGAGCAAACAAAATTGATGAGTTCTCTTGGCCTTAGTCATGATCAAGAAGAGTGTAAGAAAACATCATTGGATGCAGAGCAAACAGAACCATTGAGTTCTCTCTTCCTCGACCATCAAGAAGAGATTAAAGAGGAGATTAAGAAAACACCATTAGACAACCAAAAGGGGATGCTAGAGAATGCACCACTAGTTACAAGTTACGGATGTGTAGAGCATTCGGAACTACCACCAGTGAACCATCAGAACACGGAGAAGGATTCTGATTTATTTGGAGCTGGAGATGACAGAAGTAAAGAACAAGTCACAGATCAATGGAGTTTCCTGGTCCAAGAGGAAGAGGCCCAGTATTGCAGAACACAATCAGCTATTGAACAGACTCTGAAGAAATTTGTCCATGAAAATGGTTCTATTGGTCGAGAGGATATAGAAAATGTTTCAAAGTTACTTACTGATGTTTTGATGAGTAAAAACATTATGAggaaagaaattaagaaaaatcagAAAATGGGCACAGATGAATGTTTCATTGAAAGCATTGATAGCCCAGAAAGTGAGACCTATGTTATCAAACCAATTAAATTTGATGGACAGATTGAAGCCACAGGTGGAGAAAATGGAGATTTCCAACAACTACAGAGTAGCCCAACACTGTCGTCAACTCCTCAGCAGTATATGCATATGGAAAAAGTGGACTTGGAAGGCCACTCATTGGAGGTAGATTGTACAGACACAACACAGAAGAAAAAGGCTGAAGAATTGGAGGGGATGACATCAGGATCAGAACACTCTCATACCATTCCAGTCTCGAGTATAAAGCTTAGACTATTATCCATGTTGGATGGAAAAACTGTTCTTGAAGAAAAGTACAATGTTACATTGGTAGAAAAATTTGAAGACCAGGCAGTAGATATAAAAGGCTCAAATGAAAGTATACAGTTGGCTATCAAATCGATTCAAAACAACGAATGGCTTGGGGGTTTTTCCATGAGGACTACAAAATTGCATCCTTTAATACTTGATCTTTTATGCCATGATGCAGTAGTGCAGTATCTGGATCAGGAAATACTTAGTGGACTTGGTGTTAGGTTTTGTTGGTTGCCAAATGTTGAGAATAACTACCTGATTGTGTATTCTGACACTGAGCAAAATGTAACTAAGGTGCTGACAACCATATTAAAAACTGTGGAACTAAAGTGCATTCCTAAACCCAAAGACTTGACAAAGTTAACACAGAAAATGAGTGATTTAACACAGAAGTACCATGGAAGAATTGTCTGGTCCGTAATGCAGGATTCTGTGTACATAGCATGCTGCAGTAATTTGAACCAGGATGTGAACAGCTGTTTGCAGTCATTTGAAGTCAAGGCTAAACCAGAAGAAACAGAAAAGTTTGTGGAAATTCATGAAGATGTGTTTTCCTTCCTGAAAAAGAGGAAGatgtttgaaattgaaaaaattggaCAGAGACATTGTGTGGGCATTGAAAAAGGCCCTGGATCTACTCCTGGATTTGTTATCATAGGAACACAAGAAAATATCCAAGCTGCTGTAGGTCCCATCTTGGATTTGAGGGACCAAGTTTCAACCACAAAAATTGCCATTAAGTCACCTGGAGCAGCAGAACTTTTTAGAATGAATGACTATGCTTTAGTGAGGTATTTGGAACGGCATCATTGTTGTGACATTCAGACGGAAGATTCTGAAATATCGTTTGTTCAGAATGGAGGAAACCAAGCCACGGCAGCTCCTAAAGGAAGGCAGGATGATTTGGAATTTTATGCTTACAGAATTAAAGATCAAATAGATGTTCATATATTTCGTGGTGACACCTCTGAGGCAGAAGTTGACATGTTGATTGAACCAGCAGATCGTTTGGAGAAAACTCCCTATG GACAAAGCAGATTTTTGTATGTAGAAAAACTTGAGAGAAAAGCAGCCAGGGTTGTTGTTCCTAAATGGAACACAGGGTCAGGAAAAGTGAAGCACGAACTGGTCGACATGTTGGTGGATCTATTTGAAGACCTACAGAAATATGGCCATAAATCTGTGGCCTTACCTATGAGAAGCTTCAAAGACTGGCCACATGGGAGGCTGACGAAAGCCATCATCATGGGACTTCAAACTCACATAGAAAAGTACAGAAAGGCCTGTTGTCTGAAG CGTGTGACCTTGTGTGACCCTGAGACAGAAATCTGTGCCCAGATCTGCCAAGTGTGTGTGGATGCCATGGGGGACACAATCCGAAAGGTGTTCACCCAGCCCCGGGGGAAGAGAAGAAAGGGACTGACCATTAAGCTGGTCAAGGGAGAGATAGCCAATCAGAAG AGAGAAGCTATTGTAAATACAACATCCTTGCACTTGGATTTGGACTCTGGCAAGGTCTCAAGATCCATTCTTAGAAAGGCAGGCCCATGCATTCAGGATCAGCTCCGCAACTATCATCCAAAGGGCATAACTCAGGGAGAGGTGGCGGTCACTAGAGGATTCAGATTGGACTGTCGGTTTGTGTATCACGGAGCGCTGGACTACTGGCCCAGTACACATGAACCAGAGGTCAAGAAGGCCCATTGTCTGGAG ATGCTggaaaaatttgttaaagagTGTCTAAATCAAGCACTTCAGAAAGACCTGAAAAGCATAGCATTTCCAGCCCTGGGCTGTGGAACCTTAAACATGCCCCCTGTCAGAGTGGCCCAGAAGATGTTCCAGGTCTTCCGACAGTTTGAGCAGGATCACCCCAACTCCTCGCTGACAGAGATTGACATTGTGATCATTCCTACTGATATGCAGATCTTCAAG GAGTTTGACAAAGAACTGAGGAGGTATAAGAAAGACAAGATTAGACCAGTCAGTAGAGAACCGACATTGTATAGACAGAACAGTCTCCCAGCTCAAAGTGTCTCAG ACTTTAATCTGCCTGGAAGAACAGAGTTTACCTGTGAGGTGAATGGAATAACGTTGACGGCTGCTCTCGGTGATGTCACCAAACAGCACGGATATGACGGGCTTGTGCGACTGTTTACCAGTGATAATCCATTTTCCACTG ATGCCAGTAATGATCCACTTCTTAGAAGTATGGCAACAGGGACTACAAAAGCAAGCG CAGACCCAAGGACCTTATCGTACAGTAAGAACTTTGTGACCCCTGCCGCTGACCTCCCACAGAAGAAGATTGTACATGTCCATGCCCGTCAGGGGGGCCTCACCCAGGCTGTCCTCACCGCTCTCAACACAGCGGAAGGGGAGGGGGACCTCAAGTCACTGGTCATCCCAGCCAGACCAACCG ACCCACTGTGTGAGGACCACCGGGCTTTTGTGTCCTCAGTCTACCAAGCCGTGGCCAGACACAGGCACCAGACATTCTGTACCGGCCGCGTAAAGAAGGTCAAAATCTGTGTCACAGAACAAAAGGTCTTCAATAGAGTCCTGGAGGAGCTACAGTCTCAGAGTGCACAAG GTGAAACAACCTTGCAGAGTTTAGGATTGGATGCTGACCAGCGATTAATGACCTTGAGATTGACAATTTCAACTGACGATCTGGATCATGTGACTGCTATCATCAGAAACATGGAGACTTCTCCTGAGAAGTTCGTAGATTACACAATGGAAGCAGAGAGAGAAATATCCGATGTACCTCAAGATGTATACGAGGCATTTCTCTACTTCTACCAGAGAGATTTGCAAACGGAATTTAATTCAGTGAATATAACTTATGATGGAAGGAGATCAAAGATAGTTTTGGTTGGGTCCTGTGAAACGCTTGAACAGACGCAGGCATTGCTAAGACAGAAGCTGCAGGAGTTGACAGAGAGGATGCATGTAGACACCATTCCTTTACCGAACCTGGAAAACCCAGTGTTACAGTCCATTGTCAGCAATGTTCAGCCACAGTGTACAGATGTCCTTCTATTTATCCCAACAACTGCTGAGCAGTGTAATGGCATTCATCTTATTGCTATGTCTTCACAGGATGCTTCCCGAGTAAAGGATTTGATTTTGAAGAAGATATCGCCAGAATTTAAGACCTCTCCTCAAGAGAATATGACTTCAAGTCTTGCACAAAGGCAGGCACCAACCCCAGTAGACTTTAGAAACGATGTGTCCACTTTTATTACAGACCAggatatacaagtttttgtttaTGAAGAGAACATTCTACAGCTCCCTGTAGCATGTATAGTTAATGCTGCAAATGAATATCTGAAGCATGGATCAGGGGTAGCATTTGCCCTACTGGAGGCAGCAGGAGAATCTTTTGATGAAGCATGCAAGGCACACATCAGGAGAAATGGTCTCGTAAAGACAGGGTCGTGTGCAGCCACAGAGGCTGGTGATTTACCGTACGCTTACGTCATTCATGCTGTAGGGCCCATATGGAACTCCGCTAAGGCTGAGGACTGTAAAACTCTTCTCCGCTCTGCTGTGGAGTCCAGCATACTAAAAGCCGCGGAACTAGGAATGAACTCTGTGGGACTCCCAGCAATAAGTTCTG GTATCTTTGGAATGCCAGTAGATGTCTGTGCCACTCAGTATGCCCATGCTGTGATATCAGCCAGTGCCAAAATGAAAGGATCTTCTTTACGGGAAATCCATTTTATTGACATGTCTCATGAAGTTGTGGTTGTTATGAAGCAAATATTCTCTAGCATTTTCAATGCATCAACAAGCTCAATTCCAGAGGTATCCCTCTCTGTTGGTTCATCGTCACTGAGACCTGATATGAATCCAATGGGAGTCTCCAGACTTGGATTCCAGAAATCCAGCATGACCCAGAGAAGGAATACAGATCATCAGCTATATCAGCTGACCAATGACTTTTCAGTGTGTGTGTACTCGGGAAATATCGTCCGGTCAGCAACTAATGCAATAGTCTGTATGGAAGATAAAGACATCAGACATAGAGATCCCTGCTCTAAAGTAATCGCCGACTTTGCTGGAAAGGAATATGAGACCAATATAGCGAAATATAGACAACAGAGCCTCAAACCTGGTGATGTTCTTGTGGTGGATGCTGGGAGGAATTTTGATGAAACTGTGGAAATATATCTGGCAATAGGTACAGATAGCGCTGAGAATGAAGAAGAATGGGTGAAGACCATAGATGACTGTAATGCCAAGATTTTACAGAAAGCTTGTGATCAACAAATCTACCACATGGCTATGCCTTTACTGGGTGCag atgcAAACCCCAGCTTCCTGCTAACTTTGACAACCAATTTAGTGAGGAGAATCATTGAGTTTTCAACTAAAAGACCCCCAGAATGTAAGCTTAGTTGCATTCACATTGTAAACTTTAGAGATGAATCCACTCTAGCTATCAGAAAAGCCTTGAAGCAGTATATACCAATGAATTTGGAGAGAACTGGAAATGGAAACATAAAAAGAACCACCCTTAAGGATTCCTTTTTTGCTGAAAATATTGGAGAAGTTTCAATGGAAGCACAACAAAATGGTCCAGCTGCTCTTGTGGTTGATAATGGAAAGTTGCAGGGTGCAGAGGCAAGCCAGGCACCAGAGCAGACGACACCAAAACAGAGGACAACTGACAATGCTGCAGATGACGGTGATCATCAGTGTGTTATCTGCTTGGAGTCACTGGATAAAGAACACAAAACTCTGCAGAAATGTAAGCACAAGTTCTGTGCTCCCTGCATAGACAGACAGTTCGAACACAAGCCTGTGTGCCCGACTTGTGGAGAAATGTATGGAGTTGTCACCGGAAACCAACCCAAGGGCACGATGAAAGTTGAAACAGATAACACAAGCCTTCCAGGGTATCCCAAGTGTAATACACTTGTGATAACTTATGAGTTTCCAGATGGCATTCAAGGG GAGGAGCACCCCAACCCAGGAGTTCCTTACCGTAGGGAGAGGAGGGTCGCCTTTTTACCAGACTGTCCCCAGGGTCAGCTGGCCGTAAAGCTGTTAAGTGTGGCCTTTGACCGACGCCTGGTGTTCACCATCGGTTACTCCCGCACCACTGGGCGGGACAATGTGATCACATGGAACGACATCCATCACAAAACTAACATTCATGGTGGACCTCAGCG GTTTGCTTACCCCGACCCCCAGTATCTGGAAAGGTTGATGGAGGAGCTCGCAGCAAAAGGGGTGACCGAGAAAGATCTCCGAAGTGTGGAACAGGAACCAGAACTCCGTGATCCTACACTTGAATGA